The genomic region AGGGTCAGGCTGGTCGCTCCCGCCATCTTCAGGACCTGGAGCGCCAGCTGACCGATGGGGCCGCCGCCGCAGACCGCGACGCGGTCCCCGACGCGGATGCGCGCCTTGTCGGCGATACGCACCGCGATCGACGTCGGTTCGAGCAGGCAGCCCTCCAGCAGCGACACGCTGTCGGGGAGGCGGTACACCTGAGACTCGTGCCACACGACCTCCTCGCTCATGCCCGGGCGGCGGTACTCGTTGCGCAGGTTCTCGCAGAACTGCTGGCGGCCGTCGAGACAGGGGCGGCACACGCCGCAGAACTTCAGGAAGTTGCAGGCGACGCGGTCCCCAACGGCGAGACCCGACCGCGTCGCGCGCTCGCCGAGCTCGACGATGACGCCCGACACCTCGTGCCCCAGCCCGAACGGCACGTCGCGCCGGAAGAAGCCTTCGGCGACGTGCGGGTCGGAGCCGCAGATGGAGGAGTAGGCGATCCGGATGCGGACGTCCTCGGGCCCGACGTCCTGCCGGGGGAAGTCGATGACCTCGACCGTCCCGCGCGCGTTCTCGTCGGGGTCGGCGAGACGTCCCACCTTGGTGACGGCGACCGTCTTCATCGGCTGCTCCCCTCGCCTCGGACGAGGCGGCGCGCGGCGGCGAGCGTCTCGGTCGGTCCGTAGCCGTGCTTCTCGCGGAGGGCCTCGTCCGGGCCGAATCCCGCGTAGACCTGGGGGATGCCGAGGCGCTCGAACGCCACGCCGCCCGCGCCCCGGTCCATCAGCAGATCCGCCACGCGCGACCCCAGGCCCCCGTAGGCGAGGTGGTCCTCGACGACGAGGATGCGGCCGGTCTCGGCCGCGCTGGCGAGGACGAGCTCCTCATCGAGCGGCTTGATGGTGAACATGTCGACCACGCGTGACTCGATGCCCTCGCCCGCGAGGACGTCGGCGGCGTCGAGCGCCTGGCGCACCGTCGTGCCATGCGCCAGGATCGTCAGGTCCGTGCCCTCGCGGGCGACGATCCCCTTGCCGATCGTGACGTCCACGCTGCCGGGCTCGTAGAGCACCGGGTCCGACTTGCCGACGCCCATCCGCAGGTACAGCGGCCCGTCGAGGTCCATGGAGGCGCGCAGCACCTCGCCGGCCATCAGCGGGTCGGCGACGGAGGTCACCGTCATGTTGGTCAGCGCCGACATCAGGGCGATGTCCTCGACGGCGTAGTGGGTGGAGCCGCCGTTGCCGACGAGGCCGCCGTGCGAGCCGACGATCTTGACCGGCAGGTTCGGGTAGCAGACGTCGGTGCGCACCTGCTCGAGCGCGCGCATGCTCAGAAAGGGAAGCATCCCGAACACGACCGGGGTCTTGCCGTCGTAGGCGAGTCCGGCGGCGACGCCGACGCACGCCTGCTCGGCGAGCCCGACGTCGACGAAGCGGTCGGGGAACTGCGAGCGGAACGCGCCGAGCGAGCCGCCGATGTCCGGCGTGAGGACCCAGAGGTCGGGGTTGTCCTCGCCGAGCTCGGCCAGCGTCGAGCCGATCACGGAACGTGCGGAGACCATGTCTCCGGTCACTGCGGTCGTCATGAGCGGATCCCTTCGGTTGCCAGTTCGGGTCGGTGGGCGTCGAGCGATGCGAGCGCTCGCTCGAGGTCTGCGTCGCCGAGCGAACCGGCGTGCCAGGCGATCTGCCCCTCCATGAAGTCGACGCCCTTGCCCTTCACCGTTTCGCACACGAGAACGGTCGGGGTCTGGGAGTCGGGTGCCGGGAGCGCGTCGATCGCGTCGACGAGGGCCTGCATGTCGTGGCCGTCGACGTGGACGACGTTCCAGCCGAACGCGGCCCATTTGTCGGTGTACGGCTCGAGGACGACCAGTTCCTCGTCGTGGGTGGTCATGAGCTGTCGGTTGCGGTCGACGACGGCGACGAGGTTCCCGAGGCGGTTGCTGCGGGCGGCCATGGCGGCCTCCCACACCGAGCCTTCGCCGGTCTCGCCGTCGCCGAGCAGCGTGAAGACGCGATGCGGCTTACGGCCCTGCCGCGCCGCAAGGGCCATGCCGACGGCGAGGGGCAGCCCGTGACCGAGCGAGCCCGTCGACGCCTCGACGCCGGGCAGCTGCACCTTGCACGGGTGCATGCCGTAGGCGCTGTCGAGCTGGCCGTAGGTGTCGAAGATCGAATCGACCGTGAAGAAGCCGCGCTGAGCCATCGTCAGGTACATGCACACCGCGGCGTGGCCCTTGCTCAGGACGAAGCGGTCGCGCGCCGGGTTCGCGAGGTCCGTGGGATCGACCGCGAGTCCGTAGTGGAACAGCGCGGTGAAGACATCGGCTGCGGACAGATCCCCGCCGACATGGATGGGCCCGTTGTAGCTGTGGCTCAGCTGCATCAGCAGTCGGCGCAGTTCCCACGCCGTCTCTTCCAGCTGCGGCACGGTGTGGGCCCGTGCGGTCAAAAGCGCCTCGCGACTCATGTGCTCACTCCTCCTCGAATGGCTCGATGGATCGACGGTAGCAGAATCTGGTTCAAAACTGAACTGGATTGATACTGAACTGATTCTGATCTAGACTCGACGCACGCCGCATCCGCCGGCGTCGCGCAGCACAGAGAGGTGCAGGAATGGCAATGCTCACCGTGGACGACACCGTCGTCACCGATCTCTACATCGGCGGCGAACACCGCACGACCGACGCATCCGTACCGGTGGTGGACCCCGCACGCGGGACGACGGTGGGGCATGCTGCATCGGCGACGCCCCAGGATGTGGCGGCTGCCGTCGCCGCAGCGAAGCAGGCGTTCCCGGGCTGGGCGGCGCTGTCGCCGAAGGCCCGCGCAGACCTGCTCGAGGCCGCGGTCGTGCGCGATGAGGCCGACGCCCGGGACGACGCGGTGCTCCTGTCGCGCGAGAACGGCAAGATCCTCGCCGAATGCGTGCGCGACACCTCGATGCTGCAACGCCGCACTCGGCAGGTCACGCGGCTCGCCGACATCGTCGACGCGACACGCTCGATGCCGAGCGAGCGGGCCGTGCCCACGAACACCGAGATCGGGTACCAGCCCCTGGGGGTCGTCACGATCATCGTCCCCTTCAACTGGCCTGTCGGCATCCTTTCGACGGCGCTGCCCTACGCCCTGCTCGCCGGCAACACCGTCGTGGTGAAGCCGCCGCCCACGGCTCCGCTCGCGACGACGCGGATCGTCGAGCGCGTGGCGGCTCACCTGCCGCCGGGGGTGCTCAACGTCGTCACGGGCGTCGATGAGAACATGACGGCCCTCGTGCGCAACACCGACGTCGCGAAGGTGTGCTTCACCGGCTCGGTCGGCGGCGGCAAGCGCATCATGGCGCTCGCGGCCGAGAGCCTCACGCGCGTCACGCTAGAGCTCGGCGGGAACGACGCCGCGATCCTCCTCGACGACGCGCCCCTCGATGACGACCACCTGGACCGGCTGTTCGCCGCGGTCTTCTCCTCGACCGGGCAGATCTGCATGAACGCCAAGCGGATCTACGTGCACCGAGCGCGCCTCGACGAGGTGGTGCAGGGCCTGTCGGATCGGCTCTCGCGCACCGTGCTGGGCGAGGGGCTGGACCCGTCCACCACGATGGGACCGCTGCACACGGAGCGACAGAAGGAGTTCGTCGGAGAGATCATCGCCGAGGCGCGCGATGCCGGCGCCACGGTCCTCGAGTTCGGGGAGCTGCCCGAGGCGCCCGAGCTGCGAGACGGCCATTTCATCCGCCCCGCCCTCGTCGTCGATCCCGACGCGTCGTTGCGCGTCGTCCACGAGGAGCCGTTCGGTCCCGTGGTGCCCCTCATCGCGTTCGACGACGACGAGACGGCTGTCGAGCTCGCCAATGACAGCTGGGCGGGGCTCGGCGGCTCGGTGTGGTCGGCCGATGAGGACCGCGCGGCGCGCCTCGGCGCCCGGCTCGAGTGCGGCTACGTGTGGATCAACGACCACGGGGCGCCGCGACTGGACATCCGCGCGCCGTTCGGCGGAATGAAGCAGTCCGGCATGGGGCGCGAGCAGGGCATCGAAGGCATCCGTGCGTTCCAGGACACGCGGGCCATTGCTC from Microbacter sp. GSS18 harbors:
- a CDS encoding transketolase C-terminal domain-containing protein yields the protein MTTAVTGDMVSARSVIGSTLAELGEDNPDLWVLTPDIGGSLGAFRSQFPDRFVDVGLAEQACVGVAAGLAYDGKTPVVFGMLPFLSMRALEQVRTDVCYPNLPVKIVGSHGGLVGNGGSTHYAVEDIALMSALTNMTVTSVADPLMAGEVLRASMDLDGPLYLRMGVGKSDPVLYEPGSVDVTIGKGIVAREGTDLTILAHGTTVRQALDAADVLAGEGIESRVVDMFTIKPLDEELVLASAAETGRILVVEDHLAYGGLGSRVADLLMDRGAGGVAFERLGIPQVYAGFGPDEALREKHGYGPTETLAAARRLVRGEGSSR
- a CDS encoding aldehyde dehydrogenase family protein; this encodes MAMLTVDDTVVTDLYIGGEHRTTDASVPVVDPARGTTVGHAASATPQDVAAAVAAAKQAFPGWAALSPKARADLLEAAVVRDEADARDDAVLLSRENGKILAECVRDTSMLQRRTRQVTRLADIVDATRSMPSERAVPTNTEIGYQPLGVVTIIVPFNWPVGILSTALPYALLAGNTVVVKPPPTAPLATTRIVERVAAHLPPGVLNVVTGVDENMTALVRNTDVAKVCFTGSVGGGKRIMALAAESLTRVTLELGGNDAAILLDDAPLDDDHLDRLFAAVFSSTGQICMNAKRIYVHRARLDEVVQGLSDRLSRTVLGEGLDPSTTMGPLHTERQKEFVGEIIAEARDAGATVLEFGELPEAPELRDGHFIRPALVVDPDASLRVVHEEPFGPVVPLIAFDDDETAVELANDSWAGLGGSVWSADEDRAARLGARLECGYVWINDHGAPRLDIRAPFGGMKQSGMGREQGIEGIRAFQDTRAIARLDREALAAMSR
- a CDS encoding alcohol dehydrogenase catalytic domain-containing protein, with the protein product MKTVAVTKVGRLADPDENARGTVEVIDFPRQDVGPEDVRIRIAYSSICGSDPHVAEGFFRRDVPFGLGHEVSGVIVELGERATRSGLAVGDRVACNFLKFCGVCRPCLDGRQQFCENLRNEYRRPGMSEEVVWHESQVYRLPDSVSLLEGCLLEPTSIAVRIADKARIRVGDRVAVCGGGPIGQLALQVLKMAGATSLTLIEPIAERREIALATGAEHVIDPIAEDQAARADEITDGRGYDLVVDASGSPRAVRGLLDLAVKGGTVLYGAMYPHDYELPLNLAEYLYQRELTLTGVFVAPYAFPRALQILPHLELTELTRAVFPLEDAAEAFQVHLSGRHPKVVLQCNDLDEYDLHD
- a CDS encoding transketolase; translation: MSREALLTARAHTVPQLEETAWELRRLLMQLSHSYNGPIHVGGDLSAADVFTALFHYGLAVDPTDLANPARDRFVLSKGHAAVCMYLTMAQRGFFTVDSIFDTYGQLDSAYGMHPCKVQLPGVEASTGSLGHGLPLAVGMALAARQGRKPHRVFTLLGDGETGEGSVWEAAMAARSNRLGNLVAVVDRNRQLMTTHDEELVVLEPYTDKWAAFGWNVVHVDGHDMQALVDAIDALPAPDSQTPTVLVCETVKGKGVDFMEGQIAWHAGSLGDADLERALASLDAHRPELATEGIRS